The genomic interval AATACTATACATTGCAACTGGGGGCGGGCGATCGCGTCTCTATTCCATCATCTCCTGTCGCAAACGGTGAAATAAATCAGATTGAAATGGTGGAGGTTTTACTTCAGGATCGGGAAATCGTTCAAACCAGTATCTTGAAAAAGATTCCCCTATTACCAGAATTTCTTGCCCATCTACTATTCCAAACTCCCCTGACCATTGATGACAATTCCTACCCAGTTGGTTCAGTAGAAGCCATGCTGCGGATGGAAATTTTGCTTCAGAACTTGGCGATTCAAACTGCCAATGCAGTGATGCAACCATTACTGAATCGCTTTGGCAACGTGGAAGTGATTAAGCGCAACTTTTACGATAAGCGACTACTTTCCACCCGCGAGATCGAGCGCTTCCGCAATAATCTTTCCTGGCGCTATCGCCCGGAACAATATTTTGGTGAACCTACTGCGATTTTTGAAAGTCGGTATAACCTGCTGAATTTGCAACCCGGTGGAATTGCCAACGCCTCGATCTATGCGCCCCGTAATCAGGAGTTGGAAGAATTATCTGGCATTCCGCTGGCTGTGACGCTGGTTTTAGAAGCACGGGATGCCGTCTCTCCGCGCCTGCGGGCAGCCATTTCCTTTTTGGGTAGTGGTGTCGTGTATGTGTTGACAGACGTGGTTGGGCGCGGAATTGGTCTAATTGGTCGGGGAATTATCAAAGGCATTGGCAATGCGTTGCAGGACAGCCGATTTAATCGTGACAGTGAACGATCGCGATGATGGGTCATTAGTCATTGGTCATTAGTCATTAGTCATGGGTGACTAGTAGCTGGTCATTCACCCTAGAGCATCGGTACAGTATTTCGAGAAACCGGGTTTCTGGTGAGGATATTCAGCGAAAATTGAGCATCTCACAGCAGAAACCCGGTTTCTGTACCGGCGTTCTAGCACCTGACACCTGACACCTGACACCTGGCACCTGACACCTATTCCCTTCTGCCCTCTGCCTTCTCCTGCCACCTACCACAGATTTTCGTGCCAAAGTTGCCAGCATGGTCATAATGGTGTCTTGTTTGACTGTGCTGTGGATAGAAGGGAATGATTTTCGAGTTTCCCAAATGGGCGGGGAAAAAATTTCCCAGGCAACTGAAAGCATCTCGCTTAGCTGTAGGTTGCGTTGGGGTGATTATGTTGCTCTGGCTTCTGCTTGCGGTTCAGCCTGTTGCAGCTCGCGCTCCAATTGATTCATTCCAACTTGCACAGGCGGGTTCAGTTGAGGAGCTTCAGCGGCAGCAGCAGCAAATTGAGCAACAGCGATCGCAGGTTTCTGAGGAACGCAATCGCCTGCAAAATATGCAAAAAGCGGCGGAGGGAAACCTGACCGGGTTGAAGCGGACCATCAAAGCGACCGCCAGCCAGATCAAACAAAATGAAACCCGTCTCCAACAAGCCACCCAACAATTGAGAAAATTGGAAATGGTTCTGGCAAAGGCAGAAGATAGTTATCGGCGGAAGCAATTTTCCACCGTTGCCCGGTTGCGTTTTTTGCAACGGCAACAGATGGAACGGGGATGGGCAGTTCTGTTGCAAAGTCAGAACTTGAATCAGTTTCTCGATCGCCGCCGCCAACTGCGATTGATTTATACCGCTGATCGAAAAATACTGGTGGGGCTGAAGCAAGAAGCCGATCGCATCAACCAACAACGGAATCGGGTAGAACAAAAAAAGAATGAGATTGTCCTACTTAAAGAGGAGCTTTTAGCCCAAAAAGCCGATTTTGAAACAGAAGCAGGATCTCAAAAAGAAAAAATCGATCGGCTGAAAACCGACCATAAAGCTTTGGAGGTGGCTGAAGAACAACTTTTACAGGACTCTCAAAATATTTCTGCAATGATTAGACAACGGCTTGGGATGGGGTCTCTTGCCTACCGGGGGACAGGGCAAATGCTTTACCCCTGCCTGGGTGAAGTAACCAGTGGGTTTGGCTGGCGAACTCATCCCATCCTGGGCTATCAACGCTTCCATTCTGGGCTAGACATTGGAGCTGACTACGGCACACTGATCCATGCAGCGGATCGGGGCACGGTTATTTTTGCTGGTTGGTACGGGGGATACGGCAACGCTGTGGTCATTGACCACGGAGGGGGGATTACCAGCCTCTACGGACACACCAGCGAACTTTATGTGGTGGAAGGGCAAACGGTTCAGCGAGGACAGGCGATCGCCGCAGTGGGTTCTACGGGGCTATCTACAGGCCCCCACCTCCACTTTGAGGTGCGAGAAAATGGTGAACCAGTTGATCCGGTAGCGTATCTGTAGGATTTTGAGTTTTGAGCGACAAGTGGGGGAAGTCAGGAGTCAGAACAAAGATAAAGAAGTATCCCCATCTCCCCCACCTGCCCCATCCCCTTTTTCCCTTTTCCCCTTTCCCATGTAACTATCTTCCCCATCTCCCCGTGCTATACTCACACCAGTACGAGGGCATGTAGCTCAGTGGATAGAGCATCAGGTTCCGGTCCTGAGGGTCGGGGGTTCGAATCCCTCCATGCTCGTTATGTTGTACAGTGACTAATTAAACGTCATCGGGGTCAGATTAATGTCATTTGGGACAAGTTGGTGTCGTCGAGACAAATTGATGTCGCTTAGTTGCTAGTGACAAATTAATGTCGCCAGAATAGGAATTCTTTTTTCCCTATTAGCATGAACCTGATGCTCTATCCTTTCAACCCGCTTTCTCTAATCTTTTTTTTGCTTAAAGAACCAGTAACTTTAACCTACTCCAATTAGGACAGATGATTGCGACAACGGCTGTCCCGATCCCCTCCGGCAATAATTTCTGGCTTTCAACCTGCCTCGATTAGGACAGGTGATTGCGACCTAATTCCTCCTTCGGGCGGCGCTTTCTTACCTCCATTAACTTTCAACCTGCCTTGATTAGGACAGGTGATTGCGACATCCGGTTCAACTGCTCCCAGTAGGAGCAGCAGGCTTTCAACCTGCCTTGATTAGGACAGGTGATTGCGACAACGATCAAGGGATGGGTGTTGTTCAAGAGTCTCTCTTTCAACCTGCCTTGATTAGGACAGGTGATTGCGACTCGGGAATTGTCGGTCACCCCTGCCTGTCTCAGGTGCTCGTACTTTCAACCTGCCTTGATTAGGACAGGTGATTGCGACTCAATAAAGCAACTTTAGCCAATTTGACCTATAGACTTTCAACCTGCCTTGATTAGGACAGGTGATTGCGACTCGGGAATTGTCGGTCACCCCTGCCTGTCTCAGGTGCTCGTACTTTCAACCTGCCTTGATTAGGACAGGTGATTGCGACTCCACATACCAAAGATGATCATCACAACAAAGAGTGCTTTCAACCTGCCTTGATTAGGACAGGTGATTGCGACGAACCTGATAAGCTGTACGAATCCTGTTCTCAAGCTTTCAACCTGCCTTGATTAGGACAGGTGATTGCGACGCCGAAGCCATCTATGCTGCCTTCCCGAGCATGACTGCCTTTCAACCTGCCTTGATTAGGACAGGTGATTGCGACGGATTGACCGACACTGATTCCCGTCGGTACGCATCTTTCAACCTGCCTTGATTAGGACAGGTGATTGCGACGAAAAGGAGATGGCGGCATGAGTTTGAAAGATATAACCTTTCAACCTGCCTTGATTAGGACAGGTGATTGCGACACATCGGGCGGCCCTATCCCCTGAAGCCCTTACCGGGCTTTCAACCTGCCTTGATTAGGACAGGTGATTGCGACAAGGCCCTCTGTAAAGAGGCAGGGATGTCCAATAGCTTTCAACCTGCCTTGATTAGGACAGGTGATTGCGACATACCCGCGTCAACTCTTTTCGCAGCCCGACAACAGCTTTCAACCTGCCTTGATTAGGACAGGTGATTGCGACTTTATTCAAAAGTGGAAAGTCACGAAAAAGGGCACTTTCAACCTGCCTTGATTAGGACAGGTGATTGCGACACTATGGGTTGCTGTGCGAGAGCGGAGAAAGTATTCTTTCAACCTGCCTTGATTAGGACAGGTGATTGCGACAATCCCAGATATTGAGCGGTTCCCATTTCTCCTTGGGCTTTCAACCTGCCTTGATTAGGACAGGTGATTGCGACTTTGTCCACGCGGGGACTTCGATCAAAAAGCTTGCTTTCAACCTGCCTTGATTAGGACAGGTGATTGCGACCCTCCATGCCACCGAAAGACTGAGAGCTTTCGCTCTTTCAACCTGCCTTGATTAGGACAGGTGATTGCGACGCGGGAACTGGAGAAAACACTCAGACATCAAGGCCTTTCAACCTGCCTTGATTAGGACAGGTGATTGCGACTGCAGGTTTCTAAAATCTAGACTTTGCTAGCGTTTCAGAAGGCAGTTGCGCGAATCGCGTTGCCTATCCCTTCTCCACCCCTTTGGTCTCAAGATTTAGAGATTATCTAGCAGCATGAAACCTAGATATCAAAGGAATTCGAGCCTTTGCGCGGATCGCTTCAAGAATTTACTCCCTTTGCGATCGCTGAAATGAAGAATAGAAGCGGGTTCCCCCTTGGGTGGGGGTGATTCGGTAGCCACTACAGCAGTACATCCGCGCCCTTGTTGCCGGGAGCGCACCGACGCCATAATTGAAGCAGACTAACGCATCAACTATGACTTAATCTCGTTTAAGAAACCGAAGTCTCTTATCCGACAGCATCAGGGTGAGCAGCTACCAGGGTCAGAAAGCAGAACGTCTACCGACAGTCAAACTAACCCTCATTTTGCACGAGCGTACACTGCAAGCAGCATACGTCGCGGCGCTGTTTGAATTTTATTCGGTTTTCAAGGTGCAAAACTTTGTCTACAGCCCTTTAAGCACGGGCCTGATAAGCCGAAATCGCAACATCTCTGGCTTTCTCTTCTAGCTTCCCGATAAGTGGTTGTTTTGCCGCTTCAACAGCAATACCAAATTTGGTTGCTTGGCTCTGAATACTCTCCAGTAGCCTGCTGTAACTCCAACGATGAATACTGGCACGGTACTGCTTGGCATATTTCTTTTGTCCTTCCAAATAACCTGGACATTTTTGTTCTGCTCTGGCTTTTATCTCTGCTTCTTGTCAAATGACAGTGACATTGGCGGCACGACATCTACCAACCCTTCTCCAAAAGAAGCGATCGTAAAACGACATCTAAAAATGGCAGTGCTAAACCCAGGGCTGTGTAAGTCTTCAGTTCCGATCATAGTTGTCGTGACACGTATGATCGGCTGGGATGGCAGGGTTGATAGCTGTCGTCACTCGCCAATGTCACTGTCATTTCATATCCATTACCAATGCACACTTTTGATATCGCGCATTGTCCAGTATCAGTGTGATCGGGATATCCAACCCCAATGCTGCAAGTTTGTTCAATAACTCGCAGACGCTTTGAGCATTAATGTAGGTTTCATTGGTTACAGTAATTAACTCATGGCTGACGGCATTGAGCGCACCCAGGACATTCAAGCGTTGTCGTCCTGACCCCGTTTTGATGAACAATCTCTCAAAGCACCACAACCAACCCAGATAAGCACCCAAAACAAAATGGGCAGCATCAACAAAGAAAACTGCTCGTTTCCCTGCTTTTGCCTCCTCCAGTCGAGGCTCTAAGTTTTTTTTACGAATTCTGCTTGTGCCTCTACATCGGCTTTGGCAGGCATCACACCGACTCGACGGCACCCCATCCCCATCGACTTCAAAAACTGACGCACTTGCTCCCGACTGCGAACAATTCCGGTCAATTCTTCAATCTTAGCCGTCGCTTGAGCCAACGTTTTCGGAGGATGCTCTCGGAAGTAAGCTTCTAAACTCTCTTGATGCTGCTTCAGTTCGCTCTGCGGTCGATAAAACGTCAGTTCTTTGAGTTGGGCTATCCCTCCGGTTTGATAATCTTGAAAGTAACTCAGCAAGGTCGGTTTACTCACACGAATCAGTTGAGCAATTTCCCAATGGGGATATCCCTGGCTCTTAAGATACAGCGCTTCCATTTTTCGTTGTACACGAGGGTGAGGATGATGAAAGCGTTCGTAATGCAGTTGTTCAATCTCTGTGTCTGTGAAGCTGAGTTGGATCAAGGATAATGACCAAGGCTAGAGTTCTCTCCTATTTTTACCCCTCCACAAAGAAAAATCTGTGCCCTGGCAAAGTATAGATCGCGCAATGCTCAAAACTTTGAGTCCCTACATCACTCGTCACCTCAAGCGTTACGGCGATTATGTGATTGATTTTGAGCAGATCCCTTTACCTTTGGAAGCGGCGATTCCCTTACCGCTTCCATTGGACGAACAGCAATTGGAGTAAGGCTTTTCAGCTCAGCTTGCACTTTTTTGCCCGTATGTCGGCTCAACCCCTAGGTGACATTCTTAATCAGGCAACGGCACCGTTGAGTACTGACGCGGTGATGGCGGCGTTGTATGACGGTTTGCCTACAGCAGAGTACGATCGCGCTAAGCATTCGTTAGCCAATACCCTTTCCGTAGGCAGAAGCAAGGGGCTATGGAAAAGTGCAGGCAGAGGAGTGCAGGCAGAGGGCTTTATGCTGCTCAGACAACGACTACAACCTGAGCAAAGAGGATAGGCGTTTGCTTTGAGTCCAGTGGTATGACAAGCTGATTTACACCATCAGGAGTTTAGGTGGGTTAATCCATTTGCTCGGCGACTCTAACATCTGCATGCCGAGGAAGCTTATGAACCGTATCACCTTCAGAATGAGAATGGGCGGCACCAGAAGGCAGAAGCTTTTCTACGTCAAAGAGAAGGTCAGAAAATTCTCATCACACTACTAGCCTATTGGGATACCGTAGGCGCGATGGGTATACCCAACTTGCTGCCGTTCTCATACCAAATCAAAAAATGCCTGCGACAAATAGCGCCTCTACAATAAAGCCAAAGCCAGTCACAGAAGCAACAGTTTCGGTCGTTAAATCAGCAATCAAGTTGTCCACTTTCGTTTGTAGTTGAGTCAGGTTCTTGAACAGCGCCCAGCACAAATCCTGCTTCAAGTGCTGCCACAAGCGCTCAATTGGATTTAATTCGGGACAATAAGGCGGTTGAAACAGCAGCATGATGTTGTTTGAAAGCACCAGATGTTTGGCTTTGTGAAAGGCTCCGTTATCGACTTGGAGGATGTTGAGGCTATCTGGATAGGCTTGAGAGAACTGGTCGAGAAAAAGCTGATAGCACTCGCTATCGACATGGGTCAATTGCAAAAAGAACGGCTCTCCGGTGGTTGGTTCCACCGCACCATAGAGCCAAAAGGCTTTGAACTGCCGTGTCCAAGTGCCGAATGGTTTAACGCCTAAACTTGTGATCAAGCGACCAACCGTTGTTTTCAACCCAAAGCGACTCTCGTCAGCCGCAAAGTAGTGCAGCCGTTCAAACTCCGGTTTTACAAGCGTTGCATACTGTTTCAGCAGGATGAGGTCATCGCTGAGGTTTGCTTAAAGGCCGCAAAGGCTTCTGAGTTCTGCTTGGCATGCCGGGATGGGCGGCTTTCAACTTCGCACCTAAGCAATACCGCTTTCTTCGGGCGCGATCGCTTTATTGAGCGTCTAATGCAGGATGTGCAGGCTAAACCACTGATTACTGTAATTGTCAGTTGGGTCAATACAATTGTTGCGCCATGCCATATCCCAACTCCAGTTTGTATATCACTATACCATTCTCACACACCTCCTAGGAGAGCCCTAATCAAAGGGTAAGGATAGCGATAGTTCTTACTCTTGGAATGGTGATTCTCCAAGCCCTAATGCCTTTTTGCTCTGCCTGAGCTGCTTATACAAAGCTTTGATTTGTTGGTAAGCATCGAGCGGTGCCATCTTGCCATTGGTCTCCAGATTGCAAATAAAGCTCGCTTTTTGAGCAAACTCTTGCAGATTCGCATTAAACACTAAATTTTCTGGCTTGACCTCTCCTCGATAGGTACTACGAGGGTACAGAAAATCATCTTTCTCTAGCATCTCCACCTCCTATATCAATCTTCCCTTAACCAGAATTTTTCCTCTACGATTGTCGGTTGTGACGCGATCGCTAGCCTCATTCGTTTGAGTCCTTAGAGTTGTGTCCCTATCCTTCCGAAGGAAGAAAAACTTATCTTCAATGGAATCGGCGATACAGTACAGCTTAAAAAGCCATTCAAACCAGAGTTGGAGGGTGCAAAGATCTAACGCTACGGAAAAGTTGTCGAGTTCCCTGAAAAGAGGTTAACTGAATCCTTTCGTCATTGAAGAGGACACCTAACTCATCCCGAATAAGAAGTCACTGTACAACAGAGCTGAATTGGAGCCGACCGTTGCGGCTGAATTGGTCTGCCAATACGTTCTGATAGACTGCTTCATAGCCATCCACCATAGAATTTAAGCTGAAGCACTGTTCTACATGTTGACGACATGCATGGCGATCGATTTCGTCAACCTTCGCCAACGCTTCGATGCACTCCTCAACTGTATGACAAAGGAAACCAGTTTTGCCATGAGCAATGATTTCTGGTGCAGAACCCATCGCCATCGCAATTACGGGCGTTCCACTGACCATTGCTTCGGTCATCACCAGTCCAAAGGGTTCTTGCCAGGTGATGGGAAAGAGAGTGGCGACGGCACCCCCCATCAAGGCATTCTTTTGAACATGGTTTGCTTCCCCCAAAAATTCAATTTGCTTACTATCAATATGAGGTTTAATATCCTGCTCGTAATAATCCATATCGACGCG from Kovacikia minuta CCNUW1 carries:
- a CDS encoding DUF3685 domain-containing protein — encoded protein: MTTTTLEIDILKEDKKRELLFTILRKLEEILDDLRFSQVQPEQLADKQMAVLQDLWEAAMTDFFGKYYTLQLGAGDRVSIPSSPVANGEINQIEMVEVLLQDREIVQTSILKKIPLLPEFLAHLLFQTPLTIDDNSYPVGSVEAMLRMEILLQNLAIQTANAVMQPLLNRFGNVEVIKRNFYDKRLLSTREIERFRNNLSWRYRPEQYFGEPTAIFESRYNLLNLQPGGIANASIYAPRNQELEELSGIPLAVTLVLEARDAVSPRLRAAISFLGSGVVYVLTDVVGRGIGLIGRGIIKGIGNALQDSRFNRDSERSR
- a CDS encoding murein hydrolase activator EnvC family protein yields the protein MIFEFPKWAGKKFPRQLKASRLAVGCVGVIMLLWLLLAVQPVAARAPIDSFQLAQAGSVEELQRQQQQIEQQRSQVSEERNRLQNMQKAAEGNLTGLKRTIKATASQIKQNETRLQQATQQLRKLEMVLAKAEDSYRRKQFSTVARLRFLQRQQMERGWAVLLQSQNLNQFLDRRRQLRLIYTADRKILVGLKQEADRINQQRNRVEQKKNEIVLLKEELLAQKADFETEAGSQKEKIDRLKTDHKALEVAEEQLLQDSQNISAMIRQRLGMGSLAYRGTGQMLYPCLGEVTSGFGWRTHPILGYQRFHSGLDIGADYGTLIHAADRGTVIFAGWYGGYGNAVVIDHGGGITSLYGHTSELYVVEGQTVQRGQAIAAVGSTGLSTGPHLHFEVRENGEPVDPVAYL
- a CDS encoding transposase, with protein sequence MLKTLSPYITRHLKRYGDYVIDFEQIPLPLEAAIPLPLPLDEQQLE
- a CDS encoding IS630 family transposase, giving the protein MLLKQYATLVKPEFERLHYFAADESRFGLKTTVGRLITSLGVKPFGTWTRQFKAFWLYGAVEPTTGEPFFLQLTHVDSECYQLFLDQFSQAYPDSLNILQVDNGAFHKAKHLVLSNNIMLLFQPPYCPELNPIERLWQHLKQDLCWALFKNLTQLQTKVDNLIADLTTETVASVTGFGFIVEALFVAGIF
- a CDS encoding DUF7219 family protein; the encoded protein is MLEKDDFLYPRSTYRGEVKPENLVFNANLQEFAQKASFICNLETNGKMAPLDAYQQIKALYKQLRQSKKALGLGESPFQE